The window AATCGGGTCGGGTGTAAAAGTGGTGAATTCCCTTGTACGTATCTTGGAATACCTATTGGGCGGAATATGAATTGCGTCGAGAATTGGAACCCCGTGGTTGATAAATTCAATGCTAAACTTGGGAATTGGAAAGCTAAAACGGTCTCCGTTGGTGGAAGGTTAACACTAGTTAAATCGGTCTTAAGTAGTTTACCGCTATACTATTTCTCCCTCTTTCGTGCTCCTTTGAGTGTAATTAAAAATCTCGAGAGTATTTGTAGAAATTTCTTTTAGGGCGGGTCGGGTGGGAGTAACAAATTTATTTAGATCAAATGGATGGACTCTCTTACCTTATGGTAAGGGCGGTTTAAATATTGGATCTCTTCGTGCCAAAAACCATGCGCTCTTAGGGAAGTGGATTTGGCGTTTTAAAATGGAACAAAattcactttgggtcaaaattataaAAAGTGTTCATGGTTATAACGGGCTACTCTCTCCCTTGGGCCTTAACAAGTCTAAAGGGAAAAGTGGCGTGTGGACTAATATTGTTCCTGCAGGATTTGACATCAAGTCTACAGGCATAAGTTTCGGAAACTCCTTCTTCAAGCAGATAGGTAACGGAGCAGATTCTTCATTCTGGGAAGACCCCTGGCTTGGTGATCAACCTTTAAAAGTCAGATTTGGTCGTCTTTTTTGCCTAGAGGTGGAGCAACAAGCTGTGGTTGGTGAGAGGGTTTCGTGGGAAAACGGCAGGTGGCATGCAAATTGGAAATGGGTTCGTGATCCTTTTGGTCATGCAAGCGGTGAACTACAAAATCTTATTTCACTACTAAACTCATACGAAAAGCGGAATCTTGAAAAAGATGCATGGCAATGGAGATTGGCTTCAAACGGTATTTTCACTACTAAAAAACTTTCGAGAATTATTGATGATCATACGATTATTGATGGTAGGCTGAGGCAAGAAACAATTCGAAATCCCCTTGTTCCTTTGAAAGTTGAAATCTTCATGTGAAGGGTATTAAATAAGCGGATCCCGGTACCTACCGAACTCGATAAACGAGATATTGACCTTGACTCCGTTAGATGCCCTTTATGTGATGAGGACATTGAATCGATTGAACACTCTATGATATTTTGTTGTTGGTCGATGGATGTTTGGGAAAGAGTTTACAAGTGGTGGAACTTGAGCATGGTTTCAAATTTAAGTGTGAATGAGGCTTTTCGGGGCAAACATAATCGGTCTCTAACTCTAATGGGTTCGACGATTTGACAAGCGCTGGAGTGGACATGTGCTTATCTTATTTGGAGGAATCGGAATTGCAAGGTATTTTCAAACAAGACTTGGAATGGTGCTACGGCTCTTATGGAAATCCAATTAAAATCGTTCGAGTGGATCACGCCGCGGTATAAAAATGTTAAGATAGATTGGCTAGCTTGGTTATCTAACCCAATTATTTATTATACTTCATGAATGTATCAAGTTGCATTCTCAGCAACTATGTATTCTGTTTCCATAGCATCTAGAAGCTTTGTAACTGGGCTATGTTCGATTGTATTGGGCTTGGCTCTTGCCTGGTCTGTTTCACGTTTTTAATAATATttcgtgtaacaacccaaaccaaaccaccatcgaacccgcggaaaaaaaaatttgtttgttcagcaactggcgcggcgcgcaagaacctcgcgcggcgcgccgttctggtctgtccaaaaagtcttgaaatgcgaaaaagattggccacttcccgacataattagacaaaacgcttttaacaacatattcaaatatgtaaaactaacacattccattaataaaatgagttttacgaagcagggcccacacgacccaattgcaagtttaatacaaaatatatgtgtttcgaccatcaaaagtttaagtactaaactacactacgagcatggtgtttgggattaaactacacaagtctcggtcaaactccaaaagctaatatctccaaaagcattccctaacaacaacgggatctttaatccaagatgatgcccttacccttgtccacaaccgaacctataaaaaggtaaacaacgagagggtaagctaacgcttagtgaatgcaacaattatacacgtacatatataatatacctacttgcaatcacttactcaaacaccgcatacatgctagcaacacaattagcttataatctcgaatacgagctagaaatctccaataccacaggctagcatagcaacgcatataaatataactagaataatataatatgcttacacttacaacacaataaccatggttaaccaatcgtacaagggaatggcactagcgaaaacgccatcggtgttcataacatccgttagggtacttaacacctcgtatcactaacccctagggtggcaccttaacacctcggtacttcaccccgagtggcatcttagcacctcgatgcttcactcattattttacggagtggtgtcttaacacctcgacactacacccctaggtggcatcttaacacctcgatgcttcaccccgagtggcatcttaacacctcgatgcttcactcatcacatgaaacgtggtgtcttagcacctcgacactacacatttcatgctacaacaaatagataca of the Rutidosis leptorrhynchoides isolate AG116_Rl617_1_P2 chromosome 5, CSIRO_AGI_Rlap_v1, whole genome shotgun sequence genome contains:
- the LOC139849150 gene encoding uncharacterized protein, with protein sequence MEKWIYACLKSSTISVLINGSPTSEFSIKRGVRQGDPLSPFLFIIATEGLNLITKKATSESLFKGVSIGRNNVMVSNLQYPDDTIFLGDWCRQNVYNLVKLLTCFEKVSGLRINYHKSVIFGLGVPANEIELMANRVGCKSGEFPCTYLGIPIGRNMNCVENWNPVVDKFNAKLGNWKAKTVSVGGRAGRVGVTNLFRSNGWTLLPYGKGGLNIGSLRAKNHALLGKWIWRFKMEQNSLWVKIIKSVHGYNGLLSPLGLNKSKGKSGVWTNIVPAGFDIKSTGISFGNSFFKQIGNGADSSFWEDPWLGDQPLKVRFGRLFCLEVEQQAVVGERVSWENGRWHANWKWVRDPFGHASGELQNLISLLNSYEKRNLEKDAWQWRLASNGIFTTKKLSRIIDDHTIIDGRLRQETIRNPLVPLKVEIFM